The Planctomycetota bacterium DNA segment TATAAGCACCCGCGACAAATGTTCACCATGTCCTATCAGTTCGTGCGTGAGCCTTTGAACGCCGAGGAAACGGACCGCCTGGTGAACGCGTGCCGCTCGTTCCAGGAGAAACTCGCCGTCTGGGTGCTCCTCGACACAGGGCTGCGGGTGCACGAATTCTGCGCCCTGCGACGCGACCACGTGCAGTGGCAGGAGAACTGCCTGGTCGTCTGGGGAAAGGGCGGCTGGTACGGCCACAAAGGCAAGCGCCGAGTCGTGCCTCTCACAGCCCGCGCCCGCCGCCTGCTGGAGGTCCACTTCTGCACCAACGAGAGCATCGGCTTCTCGAAGCGGACAGCGCAGCGGCTTGTCAAGCGCGTCGCCAACAGGGCTATGATCACCAAACCGGTCACGCCCCATGTACTTCGCCACTCGTTTGCCG contains these protein-coding regions:
- a CDS encoding site-specific integrase: MSYQFVREPLNAEETDRLVNACRSFQEKLAVWVLLDTGLRVHEFCALRRDHVQWQENCLVVWGKGGWYGHKGKRRVVPLTARARRLLEVHFCTNESIGFSKRTAQRLVKRVANRAMITKPVTPHVLRHSFAVNCVKKGVSTASLKKILGHDRLETTEIYLNICPEDVLSEFFQKVDGRPGHR